The region TAACAATGTCCCTTGGCCAGTAAGGGATAAGCAAATCGGTTTTTGGTGTAAGCTTGGTTTGATAGTGTAACACCCCGCCGGTTGCCAGGTTAGGGAAGGACACCGTTACCTTATAGCTACCTATCAGCGAGTTTAAGTGGTAAGTAACGGTACTGCCATCAACTTTGCTGTCCCGCAGTTCAATTCCGCCATCAGGTGCATAGGCCATGCGGAAAGCGATTTTGCCACCTTTAGGCCAGGTAGCAATACACCATAGTGAGTCGGTAGAACAATAAATGCTAAATTCTGTTTCCCCGTAAGCCCTAGTATCTGTAAACGTTAAATTGGTATCGGAAAAGATATTGCTGGCCACGGTAGCCCATGGAGAAATTCCTTTCATAGTAATTGTGATTTATTCTTGTTTCAGATAGCTAACCACACATGCTATAAAATTGTTTGATTTTGGCTATACACCCAAAGCGGTGAATATTTCCTTTATTGAAAGATGTGCGCCGCAAACATGTTCGTCTGCCGCGCCATAGTACATGGTAATGGTATCGCCATCATCTTCCACAATATGGCCGTTGGTAAATACCACATGGCCGAAAAATCCGGTAAGTTCGTACGGCTCCGAAGGGATCATAATCGGGTCCTGTGTACGGGCAATTACCTTTGATGGATCATTAAGGTCAAGCAGGAAAGCGCCCAGGCAGTACTGGTGTTCAAAGTTCGCACCGTGATAAATTTCCAGCCAGCCCTTTTCCGTTTTTATAGGCGAGCAGCCGCCGCCTACCCGCGCACGGTCCCACATCCCTTCACGGGTTTTTACAATGCATTTGTGATTTCCCCAATGTACACCATCAGGAGACTCGGCCAACCAGATATAATTACCACCAATATCAACGCTGCTGGGGCGGTGTAAAGCGTAGTACTTACCATTTATCTTTTCTTCGAATATTGCTACGTCTTTGTTGTGAGGAGGCAGTATCATGCCGTGGCTTTCAAACGTTTTCCAGTCGGTTGTGGTGCGCATGCCCACACCAACACCACTGTCGCTAACGGCTGTAAAGGTC is a window of Mucilaginibacter terrenus DNA encoding:
- a CDS encoding glycoside hydrolase family 130 protein, whose product is MPDIAKRFPQNPLLSPSHLKPSQQGLHIACLLNPGVFRYEGKTWLLVRVAERPEQTEVHVSFPILTDTGETKIMEIALNDADLIATDARVVRYKGVDYLTTLSHLRLLCSDDGVNFHEPEGYKYLYGSGPLQTFGIEDCRVTTIEGKFYLTFTAVSDSGVGVGMRTTTDWKTFESHGMILPPHNKDVAIFEEKINGKYYALHRPSSVDIGGNYIWLAESPDGVHWGNHKCIVKTREGMWDRARVGGGCSPIKTEKGWLEIYHGANFEHQYCLGAFLLDLNDPSKVIARTQDPIMIPSEPYELTGFFGHVVFTNGHIVEDDGDTITMYYGAADEHVCGAHLSIKEIFTALGV